The proteins below are encoded in one region of Mycobacterium pseudokansasii:
- a CDS encoding PPE family protein — protein MIPEFAWLPPEINSTRIFAGAGAGPLFAAASAWEALAAELAGSASAFDAVIAGLTGGPWAGPASVSMAAAAARYVGWLSAAAAQAETAAASAVAAATAFESAVAATVHPAAVAANRVLLGALVATNFLGQNTPAIAATEFDYVEMWAQDVGAMVGYDAGAGAAAAELMPFGVPPLDLAGLASQLGAQAAGLATTATAAVSPALQGALAGVPGVVAGVQSLASSLPLSSVMQVAQVAGYPASMLISPLMQLANTGNAGTAGLAGATAAGLADAPKFVGDVNPMKGLGGGAGVGAGIGADLGKARLVGAMSVPPTWEGSMPKGLSSAAMAGLGGLPNAAELAQAAGTGSGMGMMPMPMGMGGAGAGMPGGMMGRGGANPHVVQARPSVIPRTGVG, from the coding sequence ATGATTCCTGAGTTTGCGTGGTTGCCGCCGGAGATCAATTCGACGCGGATTTTTGCTGGTGCTGGGGCGGGGCCGTTGTTTGCGGCGGCGTCGGCGTGGGAGGCGTTGGCTGCGGAGTTGGCGGGGTCGGCGTCGGCGTTTGATGCGGTGATTGCGGGGTTGACGGGTGGGCCGTGGGCGGGTCCGGCGTCGGTGTCGATGGCGGCGGCGGCGGCGCGGTATGTGGGGTGGTTGAGCGCGGCGGCGGCGCAGGCGGAGACGGCGGCGGCGTCGGCGGTGGCGGCGGCGACGGCGTTTGAGTCGGCGGTGGCGGCGACGGTGCATCCGGCGGCGGTGGCGGCGAATCGGGTGTTGTTGGGGGCGTTGGTGGCGACCAATTTCTTGGGTCAGAACACGCCGGCGATTGCGGCCACTGAGTTCGATTATGTGGAGATGTGGGCTCAGGACGTGGGGGCGATGGTGGGCTATGACGCGGGGGCGGGGGCGGCGGCTGCGGAGTTGATGCCCTTTGGTGTGCCGCCGTTGGATTTGGCGGGGTTGGCCTCGCAGCTGGGTGCGCAGGCGGCGGGGTTGGCGACGACGGCGACGGCGGCGGTGTCGCCGGCGTTGCAGGGTGCGCTGGCGGGGGTTCCGGGGGTGGTGGCGGGGGTGCAGTCGTTGGCCTCGTCGCTGCCGTTGTCGTCGGTGATGCAGGTGGCGCAGGTTGCGGGGTATCCAGCGAGCATGTTGATTTCGCCGTTGATGCAGTTGGCTAACACGGGCAATGCGGGTACGGCGGGGTTGGCGGGGGCGACGGCGGCGGGTCTGGCTGATGCGCCGAAGTTTGTCGGTGATGTCAATCCGATGAAGGGCCTCGGCGGCGGCGCGGGGGTGGGTGCCGGTATCGGCGCGGACTTGGGTAAGGCGCGGTTGGTGGGGGCGATGTCGGTGCCGCCGACGTGGGAGGGGTCGATGCCCAAGGGGTTGTCGTCGGCGGCGATGGCGGGGTTGGGTGGTTTGCCCAATGCGGCGGAGTTGGCGCAGGCCGCGGGGACCGGTAGTGGGATGGGGATGATGCCGATGCCGATGGGGATGGGTGGTGCCGGGGCGGGGATGCCCGGCGGGATGATGGGTCGCGGGGGGGCTAATCCTCATGTGGTGCAGGCGCGCCCGAGTGTGATCCCGCGCACCGGCGTCGGGTAG
- a CDS encoding beta strand repeat-containing protein has protein sequence MAGLPGLSGLVGGATGTGAAAAGAPSSAQAASVVPAPLQGINFGFGNIGSLNLGSGNIGDTNIGSGNVGSFNLGSGNIGSTNIGSGNRGDINLGSGNAGNFNFGSGNFGSQNLGSGNIGSTNLGGGNIGNTNVGSGNIGDTNFGNGNGGNFNFGSGNSGSNNVGFGNTGNGNFGFGNTGNNNIGIGLTGNGQIGFGALNSGSNNIGLFNSGSGNVGFFNSGTGNVGFGNSGVGNTGFGNAGSVNTGFWNGGSTNTGAVNAGAGNFGFYDSGNFNAGSFNAGNSNTSFGNSGNVNTGFFNAGDINSGFGNAGDVNTGFANAGNTNTGGFNGGALNTGFFSATAHPGPNSGFFNVGTGNSGFGQNDPNGTGNSGIQNSGFGNSGYVNTSTTSIFGGNSGALDTGYGNAGFYNAAVQNAGIAIAGVMTSGILNSGTGSSGLLVFGNGLSGFFKNLF, from the coding sequence GTGGCGGGGCTGCCCGGGTTGTCGGGTCTGGTCGGTGGCGCGACGGGGACCGGCGCGGCGGCGGCCGGCGCACCGTCGTCGGCGCAGGCGGCCAGCGTCGTCCCGGCACCTCTTCAGGGCATCAACTTCGGTTTCGGCAACATCGGCTCCCTCAACCTGGGTAGCGGCAACATCGGTGACACGAACATCGGCAGCGGCAACGTCGGCTCGTTCAACCTGGGCAGCGGCAATATCGGCAGCACCAACATCGGTAGTGGCAACCGGGGTGACATCAACCTCGGCAGCGGCAACGCCGGCAACTTCAACTTTGGCAGCGGAAACTTCGGCAGCCAGAACCTGGGCAGCGGCAATATCGGCAGCACCAATCTGGGTGGCGGTAATATCGGCAACACCAACGTGGGAAGTGGCAATATCGGCGACACTAATTTCGGCAACGGTAATGGCGGTAACTTCAACTTCGGCAGCGGAAATTCCGGGAGTAACAACGTCGGCTTCGGCAATACCGGCAATGGGAATTTCGGCTTCGGCAACACCGGGAACAACAATATCGGCATCGGGCTCACCGGCAACGGTCAAATTGGCTTCGGCGCGTTGAACTCCGGCAGCAACAATATCGGTTTGTTCAACTCAGGCAGCGGCAACGTGGGCTTTTTCAACTCGGGTACCGGCAACGTGGGCTTCGGTAATTCTGGCGTGGGGAACACGGGCTTCGGAAACGCGGGCAGTGTCAACACCGGGTTCTGGAACGGCGGCAGCACAAACACCGGTGCCGTAAATGCCGGGGCCGGCAACTTCGGCTTCTACGATTCCGGAAACTTCAATGCGGGCAGCTTCAATGCCGGCAACTCGAACACCAGCTTCGGCAATTCGGGCAACGTCAACACCGGCTTTTTCAACGCGGGCGACATCAACTCCGGGTTCGGGAACGCGGGCGACGTCAATACCGGCTTCGCCAACGCGGGCAACACCAACACTGGAGGCTTCAACGGTGGCGCACTCAACACCGGGTTCTTCAGCGCTACGGCCCACCCCGGCCCTAACTCCGGTTTCTTCAATGTCGGCACCGGTAACTCGGGCTTTGGTCAGAACGACCCAAATGGTACCGGTAACTCGGGTATTCAAAATTCGGGATTCGGCAACTCGGGCTACGTCAACACCAGTACCACGAGCATCTTCGGCGGCAACTCTGGCGCGCTCGACACCGGCTACGGGAACGCGGGTTTCTATAATGCGGCTGTCCAGAACGCGGGCATCGCCATCGCGGGGGTCATGACTTCGGGCATCCTGAACTCCGGGACGGGAAGCTCGGGACTGTTGGTCTTCGGCAACGGGCTTTCGGGCTTCTTCAAGAACCTTTTCTAG
- a CDS encoding PPE family protein, whose product MNFSVLPPEINSLRMFSGAGSGPMLAAAAAWAGLADELGSAAAAFGSVTSGLAGGPGSAWQGPAASAMVAVAAPYSGWLSAAAARAAGAAAQAQAVVGAFEAARAAVVHPLAVAANRNVFVQLVMSNLFGQNAPAIAAAEGVYEEMWAADVAAMVGYHGGVSAAAAQLASWSGSVAGLPGLSGLVGGATGTGAAAAGAPSALAAQATAGPAAVSQWLDDFVFNLGFGNIGSFNLGSGNIGGVNLGSGNIGDTNIGSGNYGSENWGGGNTGTANSGSGNIGDYNFGSGNFGSGNLGSGNIGSLNLGSGNFGTINIGGGNLADVSLGSGNTGDFNLGSGNLGGGNIGFGNLGTGNIGFGNKGNDNIGFGLTGNGQIGFGALNSGSNNIGLFNSGNNNIGFFNSGNNNIGWINSGNGNTGFGNAGDFNTGFWNAGSSNTGFGSAGSANFGIFDAGNGNFGSFNVGTHNTGFGNSGAGNTGFMNAGNSNTGAWNAGNVNTGFFNGGDTNTGGFNGGNLNTGFASAVDQPVLNSGFDNQGAGNSGFGNSDPNGTVNSGFFNTGIGNSGISNAGPALIPGFNSGFGNIGTNNAGFVNSGNTLSGISNSGDDSSGVVNSGDQNSGGFNSGSGISGFFR is encoded by the coding sequence ATGAATTTTTCGGTGTTGCCGCCGGAGATTAATTCGTTGCGGATGTTTTCTGGTGCGGGTTCGGGGCCGATGTTGGCGGCGGCGGCGGCGTGGGCGGGGTTGGCTGATGAGTTGGGGTCGGCGGCGGCGGCGTTTGGTTCGGTGACTTCGGGTTTGGCGGGGGGGCCGGGTTCGGCGTGGCAGGGTCCGGCGGCGTCGGCGATGGTGGCGGTGGCGGCTCCGTATTCGGGGTGGTTGAGTGCGGCGGCGGCGCGGGCTGCGGGTGCGGCTGCGCAGGCGCAGGCGGTGGTGGGGGCGTTTGAGGCGGCGCGGGCGGCGGTGGTTCATCCGTTGGCGGTGGCGGCTAATCGCAATGTGTTTGTGCAGTTGGTGATGTCGAATCTGTTTGGTCAGAATGCGCCGGCGATTGCGGCTGCCGAGGGTGTGTATGAGGAGATGTGGGCCGCCGATGTGGCGGCCATGGTGGGTTATCACGGTGGGGTCTCGGCGGCGGCTGCTCAGCTGGCGTCGTGGTCGGGTTCGGTGGCGGGGCTGCCCGGGTTGTCGGGTCTGGTCGGTGGCGCGACGGGGACCGGCGCGGCGGCGGCCGGCGCACCGTCAGCGCTCGCCGCACAGGCGACTGCCGGCCCGGCGGCGGTTTCGCAATGGCTTGACGACTTCGTCTTCAACCTGGGTTTCGGCAACATCGGCTCGTTCAACCTGGGTAGCGGCAACATCGGTGGGGTCAACCTCGGCAGCGGCAATATCGGCGACACCAACATTGGCAGCGGGAACTACGGCAGCGAGAACTGGGGCGGTGGCAATACCGGGACCGCCAATAGCGGCAGCGGAAACATCGGGGACTACAACTTCGGCAGCGGAAACTTCGGCAGCGGCAACCTGGGCAGCGGCAACATCGGCAGCCTCAACCTGGGCAGCGGAAACTTCGGCACCATCAATATCGGTGGCGGAAACCTGGCCGACGTGTCCCTGGGCAGCGGAAACACCGGCGACTTCAACCTCGGCAGCGGGAATCTCGGTGGTGGCAACATCGGATTCGGAAACCTCGGTACCGGCAATATCGGGTTCGGCAACAAGGGTAACGACAACATCGGGTTCGGGCTCACCGGTAACGGTCAAATCGGCTTCGGCGCGTTGAACTCCGGCAGCAACAATATCGGTTTGTTCAACTCGGGCAACAACAACATCGGCTTCTTCAACTCCGGTAACAATAACATCGGCTGGATAAACTCGGGCAACGGGAATACCGGTTTCGGTAACGCTGGCGACTTCAATACCGGCTTCTGGAACGCGGGTAGCTCAAATACCGGCTTCGGCAGTGCAGGTAGCGCCAACTTCGGTATTTTTGACGCGGGAAACGGAAACTTCGGCAGCTTCAACGTGGGCACCCATAACACCGGCTTCGGAAATTCTGGTGCGGGAAATACCGGCTTTATGAACGCGGGCAATTCGAACACCGGTGCCTGGAACGCGGGTAATGTCAACACCGGCTTTTTCAATGGCGGCGACACCAATACCGGCGGATTCAATGGCGGCAATCTCAATACCGGCTTCGCCAGCGCGGTGGACCAGCCGGTCTTGAATTCCGGATTCGATAACCAAGGCGCCGGAAACTCAGGCTTTGGTAACAGTGATCCTAACGGTACTGTCAACTCTGGATTCTTCAACACGGGCATCGGTAATTCAGGAATCTCGAATGCGGGGCCCGCGCTGATCCCCGGCTTCAATTCCGGTTTCGGCAATATCGGTACCAACAATGCCGGATTTGTCAACTCGGGTAATACCCTGTCAGGTATCTCGAATTCCGGTGACGACAGCTCGGGCGTCGTTAATTCCGGCGATCAGAACTCCGGCGGATTCAATTCGGGTTCAGGGATTTCCGGGTTTTTCCGGTAG
- a CDS encoding glycine--tRNA ligase, whose product MRYRVASVIDTVVNLAKRRGFVYPSGEIYGGTKSAWDYGPLGVELKENIKRQWWRSVVTGRDDVVGIDSSIILPREVWVASGHVEVFHDPLVESLITHKRYRADHLIEAYEAKHGHPPPNGLADIRDPDTGEPGQWTEPREFNMMLKTYLGPIETEEGLHYLRPETAQGIFINFANVVTTSRKKPPFGIGQIGKSFRNEITPGNFIFRTREFEQMEMEFFVEPSTAKEWHQYWIDTRLQWYVDLGIDPQNLRLWEHPKEKLSHYSDRTVDIEYKFGFLGNPWGELEGVANRTDFDLSTHSKHSGTDLNFYDQVNDTRYTPYVIEPAAGLTRSFMAFLIDAYSEDEAPNAKGAMEKRTVLRLDPRLAPVKAAVLPLSRHADLSPKARDLAAELRSCWNIDFDDAGAIGRRYRRQDEIGTPFCVTVDFDSLEDNAVTVRERDAMTQERLAIDKVADYLAVRLKGCG is encoded by the coding sequence GTGCGGTACCGCGTGGCGTCTGTCATCGACACTGTGGTGAACCTGGCCAAACGGCGCGGCTTCGTCTATCCGTCTGGTGAAATCTACGGCGGTACCAAGTCGGCGTGGGACTACGGTCCGCTGGGGGTGGAACTCAAGGAGAACATCAAACGGCAGTGGTGGCGGTCGGTGGTCACCGGCCGCGACGACGTCGTGGGAATCGATTCGTCGATCATCTTGCCGCGTGAGGTATGGGTTGCCTCGGGCCATGTGGAGGTCTTCCACGACCCGCTGGTCGAGTCGCTCATCACGCACAAGCGCTACCGGGCCGACCATTTGATCGAAGCCTACGAAGCCAAGCACGGCCATCCGCCGCCCAACGGGCTGGCCGATATTCGCGACCCGGACACCGGCGAGCCCGGCCAGTGGACCGAGCCGCGCGAATTCAACATGATGCTCAAGACCTACCTCGGACCCATCGAGACCGAGGAGGGGTTGCACTATCTGCGCCCGGAAACCGCACAGGGCATCTTCATCAACTTTGCCAACGTTGTGACGACGTCCCGCAAGAAGCCACCGTTCGGCATCGGCCAGATCGGTAAGAGTTTCCGCAACGAGATCACCCCCGGCAATTTCATCTTCCGGACTCGCGAGTTCGAGCAGATGGAGATGGAGTTCTTCGTCGAGCCGTCGACGGCCAAGGAATGGCACCAGTATTGGATCGACACCCGGCTGCAGTGGTACGTCGACCTGGGCATCGATCCGCAGAACCTGCGCTTGTGGGAGCACCCCAAGGAGAAGCTGTCGCACTACTCCGACCGCACCGTCGACATCGAGTACAAGTTCGGCTTCCTCGGCAATCCCTGGGGTGAGCTGGAAGGTGTCGCCAACCGCACCGACTTCGACTTGTCGACGCATTCAAAGCATTCCGGTACCGACCTGAACTTCTATGACCAGGTCAACGACACTCGGTATACGCCGTATGTCATCGAGCCGGCAGCGGGCCTGACCCGGTCGTTCATGGCGTTCTTGATCGACGCGTACAGCGAGGACGAGGCCCCGAATGCCAAGGGCGCGATGGAGAAGCGGACGGTACTGCGACTGGATCCTCGGCTGGCCCCGGTCAAGGCCGCGGTGCTGCCACTGTCCCGCCATGCGGACTTGAGCCCCAAGGCCCGCGATCTCGCCGCCGAATTGCGCAGCTGCTGGAACATCGACTTCGACGATGCGGGTGCCATCGGGCGTCGCTACCGGCGCCAGGACGAGATCGGGACTCCATTCTGTGTAACAGTCGACTTCGACTCGCTCGAGGACAACGCCGTCACCGTCCGTGAGCGCGATGCCATGACCCAAGAACGGCTAGCGATCGACAAGGTCGCCGATTATCTGGCGGTCCGGCTCAAGGGCTGCGGTTAG
- a CDS encoding ArsR/SmtB family transcription factor, with the protein MATSPATPVAVDDLVGHHEHGAGSSSGHPASPAPPPREILDAAGELLRALAAPVRIAIVLQLRESQRCVHELVDALGVPQPLVSQHLKILKAAGVVTGERSGREVLYRLADHHLAHIVVDAVAHASEESP; encoded by the coding sequence ATGGCGACGTCCCCCGCTACGCCTGTCGCCGTCGACGACCTGGTCGGTCATCATGAGCATGGCGCCGGCAGCTCTTCGGGACATCCCGCCTCCCCCGCGCCCCCGCCCCGGGAAATTCTCGACGCCGCCGGCGAGTTGCTGCGTGCGCTGGCCGCACCGGTACGCATCGCCATCGTGTTGCAATTGCGCGAATCGCAACGCTGTGTGCATGAATTGGTGGACGCGTTGGGTGTACCGCAACCGCTGGTCAGCCAGCACTTGAAGATCCTCAAGGCGGCTGGCGTCGTCACCGGAGAGCGGTCGGGTCGTGAAGTGCTGTACCGGCTCGCCGATCATCACCTCGCACATATCGTCGTCGACGCGGTCGCCCACGCCAGTGAGGAGTCGCCGTGA
- a CDS encoding Fur family transcriptional regulator → MTGTSVRSTRQRAAISTLLETIDDFRSAQELHDELRRRGENIGLTTVYRTLQSMAAAGMVDTLRTDTGESVYRRCSEHHHHHLVCRSCGSTIEVADHEVEAWAAEVAARHGFSDVSHTIEIFGNCAACRS, encoded by the coding sequence GTGACCGGAACCAGTGTCCGGTCCACCCGCCAGCGCGCGGCGATCTCGACGCTGCTGGAGACGATCGATGATTTCCGCTCGGCACAGGAATTGCACGACGAACTGCGCCGCCGGGGCGAAAACATCGGCCTGACCACCGTCTATCGCACCCTGCAGTCGATGGCCGCCGCGGGAATGGTCGACACGCTGCGCACCGACACCGGTGAGTCGGTCTACCGCCGGTGCTCGGAACATCATCACCACCATCTGGTGTGCCGCAGTTGCGGCTCCACCATCGAAGTGGCCGACCACGAAGTGGAGGCCTGGGCCGCGGAAGTGGCTGCCCGGCATGGGTTTTCCGACGTCAGCCACACCATCGAAATCTTCGGCAACTGCGCAGCCTGCCGGTCCTGA
- a CDS encoding DUF3892 domain-containing protein — MAIRITAIRLSGGTDHPHITRLWWVNPATNETGNNTRAEIVSWIENENGKAYVEDSGGHRVNVKVVTPAYGPMYLRT, encoded by the coding sequence GTGGCTATTCGCATTACCGCCATCCGCCTCTCGGGTGGCACCGATCATCCGCACATCACCCGTCTCTGGTGGGTCAACCCCGCCACCAACGAGACGGGTAACAACACGCGGGCCGAGATCGTCTCATGGATCGAGAACGAGAACGGCAAGGCTTACGTGGAAGACAGCGGCGGGCACCGCGTCAACGTGAAGGTTGTGACCCCCGCGTACGGCCCGATGTACCTCCGTACCTAA
- a CDS encoding decaprenyl diphosphate synthase — translation MANKAERTLTSTDFPQLPPAPDDYPTFPDTSTWPVVFPALPPSPDGGPRRPPQHISKAAAPRIPADRLPNHVAIVMDGNGRWATQRGLRRTEGHKMGEAVVIDIACGAIELGIKWLSLYAFSTENWKRSAEEVRFLMGFNRDVVRRRRENLKEMGVRIRWVGSRPRLWRSVINELAVAEQMTKYNDVITINYCVNYGGRTEIADATRQIAREVAAGRLNPERITESTIARHLQRPDIPDVDLFLRTSGEQRSSNFMLWQAAYAEYIFQDKLWPDYDRRDLWAACEEYASRNRRFGSA, via the coding sequence GTGGCTAACAAGGCCGAACGAACGCTGACGTCCACCGACTTCCCACAGCTACCCCCCGCACCGGACGACTATCCGACTTTCCCCGACACCTCGACGTGGCCGGTTGTCTTCCCGGCATTGCCGCCGTCGCCCGACGGCGGCCCGCGCCGGCCGCCGCAGCACATCTCGAAGGCGGCTGCGCCCCGAATTCCGGCCGACCGGTTGCCCAATCATGTCGCCATCGTGATGGACGGCAACGGCCGGTGGGCCACCCAGCGTGGCCTGCGTCGCACCGAGGGGCACAAGATGGGCGAAGCGGTGGTGATCGACATCGCCTGCGGCGCAATCGAACTCGGAATCAAATGGCTCAGCCTCTATGCCTTCTCCACCGAAAATTGGAAGCGTTCGGCCGAGGAGGTCCGCTTCCTGATGGGTTTCAACCGCGATGTGGTGCGACGACGCCGGGAGAATCTCAAGGAGATGGGTGTGCGGATCCGGTGGGTGGGTTCGCGGCCGCGGCTGTGGCGCAGCGTCATCAACGAACTGGCGGTGGCCGAGCAGATGACGAAGTACAACGACGTCATCACCATCAATTACTGCGTCAACTACGGCGGGCGCACCGAAATCGCCGACGCCACAAGACAAATCGCGCGCGAGGTGGCCGCCGGCCGGTTGAACCCGGAGCGGATCACCGAGTCCACCATCGCCCGTCATCTGCAGCGCCCCGACATCCCCGATGTCGACCTGTTCCTGCGGACCTCGGGGGAGCAGCGGTCCAGCAATTTCATGCTGTGGCAGGCCGCTTACGCCGAGTACATATTCCAGGACAAGTTGTGGCCCGACTATGACCGCCGCGATTTGTGGGCGGCCTGCGAGGAGTACGCTTCCCGCAATCGACGGTTCGGGAGCGCCTAG
- the recO gene encoding DNA repair protein RecO encodes MRLYRDRAVVLRQHKLGEADRIVTLLTRDHGLVRAVAKGVRRTRSKFGARLEPFAHIDAQLHPGRNLDIVTQVVSIDAFATDIVNDYGRYTCGCAMLETAERLAGEERAPAPALHRLTVGALRAVADGRRPRDLLLDAYLLRAMGIAGWAPALTECARCATPGPHRAFHIAAGGSVCAHCRPAGATTPPLGVLELMSALHDGDWAAAEQAPQSHRGYVSGLVAAHLQWHLERQLKTLPLVERTYRIDHTVAERRAALIRQVGECG; translated from the coding sequence ATGCGGCTATATCGAGACCGGGCTGTTGTGCTGCGCCAGCACAAGCTCGGCGAAGCCGACCGGATCGTCACCCTGCTGACCCGCGACCACGGGCTGGTTCGTGCGGTGGCCAAAGGGGTACGTCGTACCCGCAGCAAATTCGGTGCCCGGCTGGAGCCGTTCGCGCACATCGATGCGCAACTGCACCCCGGCCGCAACCTCGACATCGTCACCCAGGTCGTCTCCATCGATGCCTTCGCCACCGACATCGTCAACGACTACGGCCGGTACACCTGCGGCTGCGCGATGCTGGAAACCGCCGAACGCCTTGCCGGTGAAGAGCGGGCGCCCGCCCCGGCCCTGCACCGGCTCACGGTGGGCGCGTTGCGGGCGGTCGCCGACGGACGTCGTCCTCGCGACCTGCTGTTGGACGCCTATCTGCTGCGTGCCATGGGTATCGCCGGCTGGGCGCCGGCGCTGACCGAGTGCGCTCGCTGCGCCACACCCGGGCCGCATCGTGCGTTTCACATCGCGGCGGGGGGCAGTGTCTGCGCGCACTGCCGTCCCGCCGGTGCGACGACACCGCCGCTGGGCGTGCTGGAGTTGATGTCCGCCCTACACGACGGCGATTGGGCGGCCGCCGAGCAGGCCCCGCAATCGCATCGCGGCTATGTCAGCGGGTTGGTGGCCGCGCACTTGCAATGGCACTTGGAACGTCAGCTCAAGACGTTGCCGCTGGTGGAGCGGACCTATCGGATCGATCACACCGTTGCCGAGCGTCGCGCCGCGCTGATCAGACAGGTAGGTGAGTGTGGCTAA
- a CDS encoding amidase — protein MVGASGSASGSASGAGNQRLPTLTDLVYQLANGSVTSAELVARSLREIQASQSTLNAFRVVLTESALADAAAADRRRAAGDTGPLLGIPIAVKDDVDVAGVPTAYGTEGYVAPATADSEVVRRLKAAGAVIVGKTNTCELGQWPFTSGPGFGHTRNPWARRHTPGGSSGGSAAAVAAGLVTAAIGSDGAGSIRVPAAWTHLVGIKPQRGRISTWPLPEAFNGITVNGVLARTVADAALVLDAAAGNVEGDLHRPPPVTASDYVGIAPGPLKIALSTRPPFNGFRAKLHPEILAATRQVGEQLQLLGHTVVRGNPDYSVQMSWDFLARSTAGLWEWAQRLGDGVTLDPRTVSNLRTGHILSQAILRSARRHEAAAQRRVGSIFDIVDVVLAPTTAQPPPPARAFDQMGGLATDRAMIAACPYTWPWNLLGWPAINVPAGFTVEGLPIGVQLMGPANSEGMLISLAAELEAVSGWAAKQPAVWWDEGTDTPGPDSVRAPQR, from the coding sequence GTGGTTGGCGCTTCTGGGTCCGCTTCCGGGTCCGCTTCCGGGGCCGGTAACCAGCGCTTGCCCACCTTGACCGATCTTGTGTATCAGCTGGCCAACGGCTCGGTGACGTCCGCCGAGCTGGTAGCCCGGTCGCTGCGCGAGATCCAGGCGAGCCAATCGACGTTGAATGCATTCCGGGTGGTCCTGACCGAGTCGGCGCTGGCCGACGCGGCCGCGGCAGACCGGCGACGGGCGGCCGGCGACACCGGGCCGCTGCTGGGCATCCCGATCGCGGTCAAAGACGATGTCGACGTTGCTGGAGTACCCACCGCCTACGGCACCGAGGGGTATGTCGCTCCCGCTACCGCGGATTCGGAGGTCGTCCGGCGGCTCAAGGCGGCCGGGGCGGTGATCGTCGGCAAGACCAACACCTGTGAGCTGGGCCAGTGGCCATTCACCAGCGGGCCCGGGTTCGGACACACCCGCAACCCGTGGGCGCGCCGGCATACACCGGGCGGGTCGTCGGGCGGCAGCGCGGCCGCGGTGGCCGCGGGCCTGGTCACCGCGGCAATTGGCTCCGACGGGGCCGGCAGCATCCGGGTTCCCGCGGCGTGGACCCACCTGGTGGGCATCAAGCCGCAGCGCGGCCGCATCTCCACCTGGCCGCTGCCGGAGGCGTTCAACGGCATCACGGTCAACGGCGTGCTGGCCCGCACGGTAGCCGACGCGGCCCTGGTGCTGGATGCGGCGGCGGGCAACGTCGAGGGCGACCTGCACCGGCCACCGCCGGTGACCGCATCCGACTACGTCGGCATCGCCCCCGGTCCGCTGAAGATCGCCCTGTCAACCCGGCCTCCTTTCAACGGTTTTCGCGCAAAGTTGCATCCGGAGATCCTGGCCGCGACGCGTCAGGTGGGCGAACAGCTTCAGCTGCTCGGCCATACCGTGGTACGCGGCAACCCCGACTACAGCGTGCAGATGTCGTGGGACTTTCTTGCCCGGTCCACCGCCGGATTGTGGGAGTGGGCGCAGCGGCTGGGCGACGGCGTCACGCTGGACCCCCGCACAGTGTCCAATCTGCGCACCGGACACATACTTTCCCAGGCCATCCTGCGCAGCGCGCGCCGCCACGAAGCCGCCGCACAGCGGCGAGTGGGCTCGATCTTCGACATCGTCGACGTGGTACTGGCACCGACTACCGCACAGCCCCCGCCGCCGGCCCGCGCGTTCGACCAGATGGGCGGGCTGGCCACCGACCGCGCCATGATCGCGGCGTGCCCCTACACCTGGCCGTGGAACCTGCTGGGCTGGCCGGCGATCAACGTGCCCGCGGGGTTCACCGTCGAGGGCCTGCCGATCGGTGTTCAACTCATGGGACCGGCCAACAGCGAAGGCATGCTGATCTCGCTGGCCGCTGAGTTGGAAGCCGTCAGCGGCTGGGCAGCCAAGCAGCCGGCGGTCTGGTGGGACGAGGGCACCGACACTCCTGGCCCCGACAGCGTCCGGGCGCCACAGCGTTAG